The genomic region AAGACATTAAAAGCTCTAGAAGGCATAACGAACTTTTTAAAAGATGTAGAATCCGACATCATCCTTTTACAAGAGGTGGATACAAGAGCTATGAGGAGTTTTGACATTGATCAGTATAGCTATCTTAAGGAGTCCTTAGTTGACTATGGAAGTGTCTTTGCTTATAACTATAAGACGGCTTGGACAATAGACCCAGCTACTCGCCCTCATGGACATATAGAGTCTGGTATTGCCACATTTTCTCGCCTTAAATTAATGGAAAGTTATAGAAAGCAGCTTCCAGATGACGAAAAGTGGCCAAAGAGACTATTCGAGATGGATCGGTGTATTATAAAATCAAAAATACCAGTAAAAGGCAATAAAAACCTTTATATATTAAACATACACCTTTCTGCCCATGACGAAGACAACGATAAGCGATTAGCAGAACTTAGGTATATTCAAGAAAAAATTAAAAACATTATGGCTGAGGATAATTATATTATAGTTGGAGGTGACTGGAATCAGATATTAAGCACCGCTGATTTAGAGGATTTGCCTCTAGAACAGTGGCCAAAATGGGTTGTGCAAATTCCAGATGACTTTTTAAAGGGGGGCTTTAAATGGGCAGTTGACCATGATACTCCCACAGTTAGAGTGGGGGATGAATATTATAATACAATAGTTGATGGTTTTTTGGTATCATCCAACATAGAAGTTTTGAGCATCGAAGGGCATGATTTAAATTTTGAGAAAAGCGACCATAATCCAGTTACTGTAAAAATATCACTACATTAAGATTATTAAAATTTGCAACACCTTTTTATTAAATATTTTTAATTTTAAATAAAAGGTATTGCAAATTT from Proteinivorax hydrogeniformans harbors:
- a CDS encoding endonuclease/exonuclease/phosphatase family protein, which produces MLRAITYTLVVSIFVVLTITATFLAFVTFTTEKIDENIKLATYSNQDKELNAKETLTITTFNIGYGGLSRDQDYFVEGDDRGPTKKKTLKALEGITNFLKDVESDIILLQEVDTRAMRSFDIDQYSYLKESLVDYGSVFAYNYKTAWTIDPATRPHGHIESGIATFSRLKLMESYRKQLPDDEKWPKRLFEMDRCIIKSKIPVKGNKNLYILNIHLSAHDEDNDKRLAELRYIQEKIKNIMAEDNYIIVGGDWNQILSTADLEDLPLEQWPKWVVQIPDDFLKGGFKWAVDHDTPTVRVGDEYYNTIVDGFLVSSNIEVLSIEGHDLNFEKSDHNPVTVKISLH